The following proteins come from a genomic window of Nostoc sp. ATCC 53789:
- a CDS encoding PAS domain S-box protein, translated as MSAKQLEQVKQLQATLTKMEVTLGAIADAVVWVGEDQRIQWCNSHFESLVNQPHGNICGAKLTDLLPLSQAGKPVYPDVQILNGEYETGNYQYQQGERNLTLQISGSCTELADDRCAILVIRDITLAKQTQESLQEIEERLQTLINATPDIICLKDGEGKWLLSNQANLEFLEIQGVDYQGKTDSELAEFSNFYHDALLNCNETDEQAWQLGCVHRVEEIIPRPDGTVSSVDMIKAPLFHQDGRRKALVVLGRDLSERKQTQVALENSLSLLSAIFESIQDGILVVDSLSNITTHNQKFLEMWSIPPELLTEPDHPQRLGYLANQLKDPDTFLQRVRELYSQPEVVSYDCLELQDGRIFERYSCPQRIGEQIIGRVWTFRDITQRQRSEEALRQSELQYRTIFEAINDGLFITDIESEKVAEVNPAACQMHGYSYEEFLTLHPSVYIHPNSHSVFLKFLETTRSGEQFYGQAVDICKNGTLIDVEVKGTTCIYNGKPHILAVVRDISDRKRTEEALRQSEVQYRDLVQTANCIILRWDSNGDIIFLNDYGQRLFGFDLDEIIGRNVIGTIVPETETSGRDLQTLMVDICQHPENYLFNENENLCKNGDRVWIVWANKPILDAQGNLIEILSVGTDATERKRAQAALQQSELKFRSIVENANDLIFVLNLDGIFTYHSPNVTSIMGYSLEEIEGHSVVEFTKPEDLATSAAALQKAATGEKLTDIEVRLRHKNGNWRWFNFNTSTINPESGTVAILGVGRDITERKQAEEALRRSEMKYRNIFENSQVGIFRTRQQDGLIIEANQRGAEILGFASSADLIGKFFTTDLYANPGDRTRMLAELEKDGEVRNFEVALQRLDGSVVWLLLSLRLNAEESCLDSVFTDISDRKQQEQALRLIVEGTAAKTGNEFFNSCVRYLAEVLQVQYALVTEFHDERKTKVRTLAFWSCGAINENLEYHLHGTPCQHTLEGNICHYPQRVQAAFPEDADLVRMNAESFFGVPLTSSSGEIIGHLAVIDVKPMKHDPGRELIIKIFAARAGAELERKQAEAALQESELKFRTIVEKVNDVLFAMSPDGVFKYISPNILNTTGFAPSEMEGNSLAFFTHPDDVQKCQEVAQTILATGEGISGTEYRAKHRTKGWVWLTSNAVRTQDAQGNFQIVGVARDISDRKQAEAALQRRTQAESLLSSISRQFIDQNLETAINFTLQAIAEFISAEHSCIFECSQDQREFHLIHEWCGEDVAPLIDIAKGSPVEVFPYFYEPILRGRHRQISCVENLPPHLPERKVFESMSFQSLLAVPMVHAGKVVGFVGAAMIHCSKTWSQEDINLLKLVGEIIAIGRARHQAEEALRIAKEAAETANQAKSAFLANMSHELRTPLNAILGFSQLMERDTSLNSNQRESLATINRSGEHLLNLINDVLEMSKIEAGQIIFTPEDFDLYLLLQTLQEMFQVKAQTKQLFLRFEIAPNLPRYIQTDEGKLRQVLINLLGNAVKFTQTGGVTLRVSLGSGEQGSRGAGEQGSRGEVAVSLSPLPLCPSAPLPLCPSAPLPLCPSASSPSLHFEVEDTGRGIAPEEMNNLFQPFVQTTSGIQTKEGTGLGLTISRQFVRLLGGDIYLTSSPGQGSIFSFDIQVNLAAALKVSPRLNKGRVIELAAGQPSYRILVVDDRKENRDLIVQLLGSIGFEIKAANNGQEAIAMWQTWQPHLIWMDMRMPVMNGYDATKEIRARERNTNTNHRTVIIALTASAFEEQQASILAAGCDDLVRKPFREQVIFEKIAEYLQVRYICTEESSEDATDNNLKNIQFSILDLRSAITIMPAQWVTELNQAAVEVDAERIFQLIEQIPPTHSTLADKLTNLVRSFCFDEIIDVTEENCN; from the coding sequence ATGAGCGCTAAACAATTGGAGCAGGTGAAGCAATTGCAAGCTACCCTCACCAAGATGGAAGTAACATTAGGTGCGATCGCTGATGCTGTGGTCTGGGTAGGAGAAGACCAACGCATTCAATGGTGCAATTCTCATTTTGAATCTCTGGTAAATCAACCCCACGGCAATATCTGCGGCGCAAAATTAACTGACTTACTACCATTATCACAAGCAGGAAAACCAGTCTATCCTGATGTGCAGATACTCAATGGGGAATACGAAACAGGAAATTATCAGTACCAGCAGGGTGAGCGGAATTTAACACTACAAATTTCCGGTAGCTGTACCGAACTGGCTGACGATCGATGTGCAATACTGGTGATTCGGGATATCACGCTAGCGAAACAAACTCAAGAATCCTTGCAAGAGATTGAGGAGCGATTGCAGACATTAATTAACGCTACACCAGATATTATCTGCTTAAAGGACGGCGAGGGAAAATGGTTGCTGTCAAACCAGGCTAACCTAGAATTTTTAGAGATACAAGGGGTTGATTATCAAGGTAAAACAGATTCCGAACTGGCAGAATTTAGCAATTTTTATCACGATGCTTTACTCAACTGCAACGAAACAGATGAACAAGCTTGGCAGTTGGGATGTGTGCATCGGGTAGAAGAAATTATACCTCGACCTGATGGGACAGTCAGCAGTGTCGATATGATTAAAGCTCCCCTATTTCACCAGGATGGTAGACGCAAGGCTCTGGTGGTTTTAGGAAGGGATTTGAGCGAGCGCAAACAAACTCAAGTAGCCTTAGAAAACTCTTTGTCTTTGTTAAGCGCTATCTTTGAATCGATTCAAGACGGTATCTTAGTAGTTGATAGTTTAAGTAATATTACTACTCATAACCAAAAGTTCTTAGAAATGTGGTCAATTCCACCAGAACTTTTGACAGAACCAGATCATCCTCAGCGACTAGGGTATTTGGCAAACCAGCTAAAAGACCCCGATACGTTTTTGCAACGAGTCCGAGAATTGTATTCACAGCCGGAAGTAGTTAGTTATGATTGCTTAGAACTACAAGATGGTAGGATATTTGAGCGATACTCCTGTCCTCAGCGCATTGGCGAACAGATTATTGGTAGAGTGTGGACTTTCCGCGATATTACCCAACGCCAAAGGTCAGAAGAAGCACTAAGGCAAAGTGAGTTGCAATATCGCACTATTTTTGAAGCAATCAATGATGGACTATTTATTACTGATATAGAGTCCGAAAAAGTCGCTGAAGTTAATCCTGCGGCTTGTCAAATGCACGGTTATTCTTATGAAGAATTTCTCACTTTACATCCATCTGTCTATATTCACCCAAACTCACATTCAGTTTTTCTAAAATTTCTGGAAACAACGCGATCTGGTGAGCAATTTTATGGACAAGCAGTTGATATCTGCAAAAATGGTACTTTAATAGATGTGGAAGTCAAAGGAACGACTTGCATTTACAACGGTAAGCCACACATATTGGCAGTGGTGCGCGATATTAGTGACCGTAAACGTACTGAAGAAGCCTTACGACAAAGCGAAGTCCAGTATCGAGATTTGGTGCAAACAGCCAACTGTATTATTCTGCGTTGGGACAGTAACGGTGACATTATATTTTTAAATGACTACGGTCAAAGGCTTTTTGGCTTCGATTTAGATGAAATTATCGGGCGTAATGTCATCGGCACAATTGTTCCAGAAACCGAGACTTCTGGGCGTGACTTACAGACATTAATGGTTGATATTTGTCAACACCCAGAAAACTATCTATTCAACGAAAATGAGAACTTATGCAAAAATGGCGATCGCGTCTGGATAGTCTGGGCAAATAAACCCATATTAGATGCACAAGGAAACTTAATCGAAATTCTTTCAGTAGGCACTGATGCCACAGAACGCAAACGCGCTCAAGCAGCCCTCCAGCAAAGCGAGTTAAAGTTCCGTAGCATCGTTGAAAATGCTAATGACCTGATATTCGTCCTTAACCTAGATGGAATCTTTACCTATCATTCGCCTAATGTTACCTCAATCATGGGATACAGCCTAGAGGAAATAGAAGGTCATTCTGTGGTGGAGTTTACCAAACCGGAAGATTTAGCAACTAGCGCCGCAGCATTACAAAAGGCTGCCACTGGAGAAAAACTGACTGATATTGAGGTGCGATTAAGACACAAAAATGGCAACTGGCGATGGTTCAACTTTAATACTTCGACAATTAATCCTGAGAGTGGCACAGTTGCTATTTTGGGTGTAGGGCGTGACATTACAGAACGCAAGCAAGCAGAAGAAGCTTTGCGGCGTAGTGAAATGAAATACCGCAACATCTTTGAAAATTCTCAAGTGGGTATTTTTCGCACTCGGCAACAAGATGGATTGATTATCGAGGCTAATCAACGCGGTGCCGAGATTTTAGGTTTTGCCTCTTCTGCTGACTTGATTGGCAAGTTCTTCACAACTGACTTATATGCTAATCCAGGCGATCGCACACGCATGTTAGCAGAGTTAGAAAAAGACGGTGAAGTTCGTAATTTTGAAGTAGCACTACAGCGACTCGATGGTTCGGTTGTTTGGTTACTGTTGTCACTCCGTCTCAACGCCGAAGAATCCTGTTTAGATTCGGTTTTTACAGATATTAGCGATCGCAAACAACAAGAACAGGCTTTACGCTTAATTGTTGAGGGTACAGCAGCAAAAACAGGTAATGAATTCTTCAATTCCTGTGTTCGTTACCTGGCTGAAGTATTGCAAGTTCAATATGCCCTAGTCACTGAGTTTCATGATGAGCGGAAAACTAAAGTCCGCACTTTGGCATTTTGGTCTTGCGGGGCGATTAACGAAAATTTGGAATACCATTTGCACGGCACTCCTTGTCAACACACCTTGGAAGGCAATATATGCCACTACCCCCAAAGAGTGCAAGCTGCTTTCCCTGAAGATGCAGATTTAGTGAGGATGAATGCCGAGAGTTTTTTTGGCGTTCCTCTCACCAGTTCCTCTGGGGAAATCATTGGACATCTAGCAGTGATAGATGTCAAACCAATGAAGCACGATCCGGGACGGGAACTGATTATCAAAATCTTTGCTGCCCGTGCCGGTGCCGAATTGGAACGCAAACAAGCAGAAGCAGCCCTACAAGAAAGCGAGTTAAAGTTTCGCACTATCGTCGAAAAGGTCAATGATGTGCTGTTTGCGATGAGTCCTGATGGGGTTTTCAAATATATTTCCCCTAATATTTTGAATACTACAGGATTTGCTCCCAGCGAAATGGAGGGTAATTCTTTGGCATTCTTTACTCATCCCGACGATGTGCAAAAATGTCAAGAAGTCGCCCAAACTATCCTCGCAACCGGTGAGGGAATTTCTGGTACTGAGTACCGCGCCAAACATCGTACTAAAGGCTGGGTTTGGCTAACTTCTAATGCAGTCCGCACACAAGATGCCCAGGGTAATTTCCAGATTGTGGGTGTAGCGCGTGATATTAGCGATCGCAAACAAGCAGAAGCCGCTCTGCAACGTCGGACTCAAGCAGAAAGTTTACTCAGTAGCATTTCTCGCCAATTTATTGACCAAAATTTAGAAACAGCAATTAATTTTACACTCCAAGCGATCGCTGAGTTTATTAGTGCCGAACACAGTTGCATCTTTGAATGCTCCCAAGATCAACGTGAATTCCACCTCATCCATGAATGGTGTGGTGAAGATGTTGCACCATTGATTGATATTGCAAAAGGTTCGCCTGTAGAAGTTTTCCCCTATTTCTACGAACCGATTCTCCGTGGTAGGCATCGACAAATCTCTTGTGTGGAAAATTTACCACCCCATCTACCTGAGCGAAAAGTTTTTGAAAGTATGTCGTTTCAGTCTTTACTAGCAGTGCCAATGGTTCATGCTGGCAAAGTAGTGGGATTTGTTGGTGCAGCGATGATTCACTGCTCGAAAACCTGGAGTCAAGAAGATATTAATCTATTGAAGCTGGTAGGTGAAATAATTGCGATCGGTCGAGCCAGACATCAAGCAGAAGAAGCGCTGAGAATTGCCAAAGAAGCAGCCGAAACTGCCAACCAAGCTAAAAGTGCTTTTCTCGCTAATATGAGCCACGAACTCCGCACGCCTCTCAATGCCATCCTGGGTTTTTCTCAGTTAATGGAACGAGATACTAGCCTCAACTCAAACCAACGTGAATCTTTAGCTACCATTAACCGCAGTGGCGAACACTTGCTCAACCTGATTAACGATGTCCTAGAAATGTCCAAAATTGAGGCTGGACAAATCATTTTCACCCCTGAAGACTTCGACCTTTATCTGCTGTTGCAAACATTACAAGAAATGTTTCAGGTAAAGGCACAAACAAAGCAATTATTCCTCAGATTTGAAATTGCTCCCAATCTTCCCCGTTATATCCAGACAGATGAGGGGAAACTCCGCCAAGTTCTCATTAACCTTTTGGGTAACGCCGTTAAGTTTACTCAAACAGGGGGAGTAACGTTGCGAGTGAGCTTAGGGAGCGGGGAGCAGGGGAGCAGGGGAGCAGGGGAGCAGGGGAGCAGGGGAGAAGTTGCAGTAAGTCTTTCCCCTCTGCCCCTCTGCCCCTCTGCCCCTCTGCCCCTCTGCCCCTCTGCCCCTCTGCCCCTCTGCCCCTCTGCCTCTTCCCCATCCCTTCACTTTGAAGTCGAAGACACTGGACGGGGAATAGCACCAGAAGAAATGAATAACTTGTTTCAGCCTTTTGTCCAGACAACAAGTGGTATCCAAACCAAAGAAGGAACTGGGCTAGGACTGACAATCAGCCGTCAATTTGTGCGGTTGCTGGGTGGTGATATTTACTTAACTAGTAGTCCTGGACAAGGATCTATTTTTAGCTTTGACATCCAAGTAAATTTAGCCGCAGCATTGAAAGTTTCACCAAGGTTGAATAAGGGACGTGTCATCGAGCTAGCAGCAGGCCAACCCTCTTACCGGATTCTGGTAGTGGATGACCGTAAAGAAAACCGCGATTTAATTGTGCAACTTCTTGGTAGCATTGGCTTTGAAATTAAGGCTGCGAATAATGGACAAGAAGCGATCGCAATGTGGCAAACTTGGCAGCCTCATCTTATTTGGATGGATATGCGGATGCCTGTAATGAACGGCTACGATGCAACTAAAGAGATTAGAGCCAGGGAAAGAAATACAAATACAAATCACCGCACTGTAATTATTGCCCTAACTGCCAGTGCTTTTGAAGAACAACAAGCGAGTATCTTAGCCGCAGGTTGCGACGACTTAGTTCGTAAGCCATTTCGTGAGCAGGTAATTTTTGAAAAGATAGCTGAATATTTGCAGGTGCGTTATATCTGTACAGAAGAAAGCAGTGAAGATGCAACAGACAATAACCTAAAGAATATTCAATTTTCTATTTTGGATCTTCGCTCTGCAATTACCATTATGCCTGCCCAATGGGTAACAGAACTTAATCAGGCAGCTGTTGAAGTCGATGCCGAAAGGATTTTTCAACTAATTGAGCAAATTCCACCAACACATTCTACTTTGGCAGACAAATTGACAAATTTAGTCCGAAGTTTCTGCTTTGATGAAATTATTGATGTAACGGAAGAAAATTGTAACTGA
- a CDS encoding response regulator, with protein MRILLIEDDEVLASVLLQSLTQQHYAVEIAEDGQIGWEYAQATNYDLILTDVGLPKLDGITLCQRLRSSGCSTPILLITAKDETSDRIRGLDAGADDYLIKPLNLRELQARVRALLRRGDTPRPPVLEVGALRLDPSICEVTYDNQVLDLTPKEYSLLEILLRNPLRVFSRGDIIEHLWTFDDPPQEETVKSHIKGLRHKLKVVGAVDWIENVYGLGYRLKSQKTTSSGNSKKEITQKNPVQNSSTPDTSPSVEQQFKQAMNGLWSQYQGLMTQRMEVLQQAAAELSSGTLTIKLRNSAEREAHKLAGVLGMFEQETGTQIARKIEQILAKDGELLAAQKRRLISLIQELGELLNLMAQKLVDQTATSIEEEISSKLLLIDPDLQLGSQLQQVAYSMGMRWQQITTLEGAKNFLQTTSPDLVVLNVDEIGQREESLALMLDLATYTPPIPVLALAVTDQLVDRVTLAQSGARGFLLKPVTASQVWETASQILQFTRSLKVNVLVVDDDPLILAALSPMLEPWGMRITGLDDPLRFWEVLQSTAPDLLILDVEMPQISGIELCQAVRTDPQWQELPIVFLTAHREMETVQQVFAAGGDDYVVKPVVGAELLARITHRLERSRLLQSLSTKDPLTGLANQFQSSRDLQRLIAQAEKNQQSLCLMILNISDLRQINIQYGHEAGNQVLQRWSRLFQSAFCSGEILGYWGNGEFVVGISGFTETVTLDTEQLVVKHRLSEILIKLRQQVFTASNGDRFQVTCNFAVVEYPNDGLNLQSLYQVANSRLKQS; from the coding sequence ATGAGAATCTTGCTGATCGAAGATGACGAAGTTTTAGCGAGTGTTTTGTTGCAGTCTCTTACCCAACAACACTATGCTGTTGAAATAGCAGAAGACGGACAAATTGGTTGGGAATATGCCCAAGCTACGAACTACGACCTGATATTAACAGATGTGGGACTGCCGAAGCTGGATGGTATTACTTTATGCCAGCGCTTACGTTCTAGTGGCTGTTCCACTCCTATTTTATTGATCACAGCAAAAGATGAAACTAGCGATCGCATTCGTGGACTCGATGCTGGAGCAGATGATTATCTAATTAAACCTTTAAATTTGAGAGAACTTCAAGCAAGGGTACGCGCTTTACTACGTCGCGGCGATACTCCCCGTCCTCCAGTGCTAGAAGTTGGAGCATTGCGTTTAGATCCAAGTATTTGCGAAGTAACATACGACAATCAAGTTCTGGATTTGACACCTAAAGAATATAGTCTGCTGGAGATATTACTGCGGAATCCATTGCGGGTTTTTAGTCGGGGAGATATTATCGAACATCTCTGGACTTTTGACGATCCACCCCAAGAGGAAACTGTGAAGTCTCATATTAAGGGGTTACGACACAAGTTGAAAGTAGTTGGAGCCGTAGACTGGATTGAAAACGTTTATGGTTTGGGATATCGCTTAAAATCCCAAAAAACTACTAGTAGTGGAAATAGCAAAAAAGAAATAACTCAAAAAAATCCAGTTCAAAATTCTTCCACACCCGATACATCTCCATCCGTTGAACAGCAGTTTAAGCAAGCAATGAATGGGCTGTGGAGTCAATACCAGGGGCTAATGACACAGCGAATGGAGGTATTGCAACAAGCAGCAGCAGAACTCTCTAGCGGCACACTAACTATAAAATTACGTAATTCGGCTGAACGGGAAGCGCATAAGCTAGCTGGTGTTTTGGGAATGTTTGAGCAAGAAACAGGAACTCAAATAGCACGGAAAATTGAACAGATTTTAGCCAAAGATGGAGAGTTATTAGCAGCCCAAAAACGCCGACTGATATCGCTGATACAAGAGTTAGGCGAATTGTTAAACTTAATGGCACAAAAGCTAGTAGATCAAACTGCTACCTCGATTGAGGAAGAGATAAGTTCTAAGTTACTGCTGATTGACCCTGATTTACAACTGGGTTCACAGTTGCAACAAGTAGCATATTCTATGGGAATGCGTTGGCAGCAAATAACAACGTTAGAAGGTGCAAAAAACTTCTTGCAAACCACATCACCAGATTTAGTAGTGCTAAATGTAGATGAGATCGGGCAGCGAGAGGAAAGTTTAGCATTAATGTTGGACTTAGCAACATACACCCCTCCTATACCTGTTCTGGCACTTGCTGTCACCGATCAACTAGTGGATCGTGTAACTTTGGCTCAGTCTGGGGCGCGGGGTTTTCTCCTCAAGCCTGTCACCGCAAGTCAAGTTTGGGAAACTGCCTCACAAATATTACAGTTTACCCGTTCTTTAAAAGTAAATGTATTAGTCGTTGATGATGACCCGCTTATTTTAGCAGCACTAAGCCCAATGTTAGAACCTTGGGGAATGCGAATCACCGGATTGGACGATCCCCTACGTTTCTGGGAAGTATTACAATCTACTGCACCAGATTTGTTGATTTTGGATGTGGAAATGCCCCAAATTAGTGGTATAGAACTTTGCCAAGCAGTTCGCACAGATCCCCAATGGCAGGAATTGCCAATTGTCTTTCTGACGGCTCACCGAGAGATGGAAACGGTGCAGCAGGTGTTTGCTGCTGGGGGAGATGATTATGTGGTTAAACCTGTTGTGGGGGCAGAATTGCTGGCCAGGATTACCCATCGCTTAGAACGCAGCCGCCTACTCCAGTCACTCTCTACCAAAGATCCCTTAACGGGACTGGCAAATCAATTTCAGTCTAGCCGCGACTTACAGCGCCTAATAGCTCAAGCTGAAAAAAATCAGCAATCGCTTTGCTTGATGATCTTAAATATCAGCGATTTACGCCAAATTAATATCCAGTACGGGCATGAGGCTGGTAATCAAGTATTGCAACGATGGAGTCGGCTATTCCAATCAGCATTTTGCAGTGGCGAAATATTGGGCTATTGGGGTAACGGAGAATTTGTAGTGGGAATTTCTGGATTTACTGAAACTGTAACCCTAGACACAGAGCAGCTTGTTGTCAAACATCGTCTCAGTGAAATTTTAATTAAGCTTCGCCAGCAAGTATTTACAGCTTCAAATGGCGATCGCTTTCAGGTAACTTGTAACTTTGCTGTGGTTGAGTATCCTAATGATGGATTAAACTTACAATCTTTATACCAAGTTGCTAATTCTAGGTTGAAGCAGAGCTAA